The Methanocella arvoryzae MRE50 DNA window CCAATCAGGATAATGATCGGTATCATCCTTTCGAGTTCAACCAGTCGGAGTTCCGGGTCATCTACGAGACAAAAGTACAGGGGCTGCCCCTGGCTACGGTGTATGAAAAAATAAGATGACAGGATTAAGTGTTACTGGAGTTCACTGTAGGCGGATCTAAGCAAAGCGGAAACCCTGTCGAGGCCGAACTGTTCGACAGCCCTTTTCCTGGCCTTCATAGCAAGGCTTTTACAATACGCTTCGTCTTTGCTCAACTCTCTTACCGCATCGTAGATCGAGACCGGATCAGCGGGCTGGATCAGCTGGCCTGCGTCACCTACCACTTCGGGGATCGAGCCACTCATCGTCGAGATCACCGGTAAGCCGGAAGCCATCGCCTCAACCAGCACCATCCCGAACTGCTCTTGCCACCAATGGACAGGGATGCTGGGCAGGAGAAATGCCTTGGCTATACGATATAGCCCCGGTATCTCGTCGTAAGTGAAGTTTCCGGCCAGCTTTACCCTGTCCTCGATTCCCAGCTTCTTTATTGCTGCGTTCATCGCACTTTTCTCCGGCCCGTCTCCTGCGATGAGGAATTTCACCTTACTCAGATCCGGATCTCTCGACACCAGTCGGGCAGCATATAGCATGTCATATATCCCTTTTTCCCGGGTCAGGCGCCCGACGAACAGGATAGTGAAATCGTCGCCTGAAATGCCCAGTGTCTTTAACAAGCCCTCATCTGCAGGCCCCGGAGTAAACCGGTCCGTATCTATACCTGCTGGCACTACCCGGATACGCTCTTCGTTCACACCTTCGATGATCAGGGCATTTTTCGCACGCTCAGTGACAGCTATGAATATATCTGTATTATCTCTGACATAGCTGACGACCTTCTCGTTGCTCAGCCCGCCTCTGAACCTGTGCAGGGTAAGAAAAGGTACGTTTTCCCAGACGGTCAGGACCAGCTTCTTCTTCATTCCTGTTTTCACCCGGGCGGCCTGGTAGGAATAGCCGTTATAGGTCTCCGCCGCGTGAAGTATGTCCATACTGGCGAGTTCCTTCTCCAGCCCGATCATTCTATAGTTGCCGCCGTAAGGCAACAGCATGCCGTAGGCAAGCGATTTTCCAGGCCATGGCAGACGTTCGTAGTATTCTTCCATGATGTGCAACTTTTTCACTGGAAAACGGATACGCTTAATGTCATAATTATTGATATACGATGCGAAGCCGGTCAAATCGTAGCCGGATGCAAGCGGTTCGTAGGACTGCATCTCAAAGGGATTCATGTTACTGCCGCGTACAATGGCTACCTTCATAGTCATGCCTCAACCAGTAACAACGATTATCTATAATGTATATAACCCTAACCTCTCAGGGCTTTTCTAATCATCGGGATCTTAGTCGTGATTATGCTTTTTACCAGAGCTATATCGTCTTTGTCTATACATCCGAGGATATACAATATGGCTGTATAGAGAACAATAGCTGCTGCGATGACCGCAAAGACGTAGAAGCTCTTCACAAGTATTACAAATGCTCCCATGATCAGGCTTGCTATGGCAACCTTAATCAGATCGACTAGTATCTCTCTGCTCAGGCCGTATCCTATGCGATAGCTCAGTATGAAGTATAATGCCATCGATACGAATTCCGCTATCATCGTGCTCCAGGCCAGGCCAACGTAGCTGAACCTGTCGATCAGTATGATGTTAAGGGCCAGGTAGACCAACATGCATACGCCAGCGATGTTGGTGGTGGTTTTCTGCCTGTTGGTGGACATGAACAGGCAGCCGTAGGCACTACTTAAAAAGATGAATAAGGCGGCCCAAATGATGATTTGTAGCACGATTATCGATTGCACATATCCCTCCTTGAACACGAAAAGGATGATATTATCGGCAAGGAGAGTTCCCCCGATCGCCATTGGTATGCCTACCATCGCCATGTACTTCAGGTACTTGAAAAAGGCCATGTTCAGGTGGTCCGCAGAGGTGACGAAGAACCTCGACATAGCCGGAAATAATGACATACTGAAAACCTGGGGGATGAAGAGGATGAAGAGGAACAGTCTGTAGGCTGCACTGAAAATGCCCAGCTCGGAGTCTCCCTTCATCAACGACAGCATCACCGAGCCTGCATAGTAGTATATAGTTCCATAGAACATCCCCAGCGCGAAGGGCACTGTTTCTTTAAGTGTCGACCTGATAAAGCCGGGATCTATCCTCAGGCTGAACCTGGCGAACTTCAACGAGTACACGGCCAGACAATAGAAGACAACTATCAGGTTAGAGGTGAAATAGACCATCGAATAGCCTACCACATCGAAATTCTGGTTGATGGCGAATAGCGCCCCGAGGATCAGCAACAGATTGCCTAGCACTGATCCCACAGACTGGTACTCGATTTTTTCGAATGCCTGGAAAATCGAGTTGAAGATGGCTGTAATGGCCAGAAATACAGTTGAGAAGCCGAAGATGCAAACCACCAATGATGTCTGCCACGATGTACCTGTGATGAGCACATAAGCGAGAAGCGCGAGGAAAAATATGATCGCGAGCGCCAGTTTCAATACCAGAATGTTGGTGACGAACTTATTAACCAGCGCCTTATCTCTTGACACTTCCCTGGTGATGTAAGAGTTGATCCCGAGATCGACTATCACACCCAGGATGGTCGTGACTGACAGAGCCACGTTAATGACTCCAAAGCCGTCAGTTTCGAGGTATCTGGCTGTGTAGGCTATGTAGAGAAAGCTCAGCAGCATGTTTACGAACTGAGCTGCCAACAACACAGTGGTATTTTTTATTATGACGCTAGCGTTTCCCATCAGATGCACTGCCTGTGTGTACGTAAGATCTCGACAAACTTATCCAGATTTGCCTTTTCCGGCTATCGTCTCTCTTATTAGTCTATCCAGCGTGCCGCAGATGACCTTCCAGTCGTAGTTGTCTATTACGAATGACGCGTTAGCAGCCGATTTATCCTCGATCTCTCCCTCATGGCTCATCATGTACCCTAATTTTTGTGCAAAACACTCGATATCCTTGACAGGGCACAGGTAGCCCAACTTACCATAATCCGTTAGTTCCTTAATGGATGGAATGTCACTGCCCAGGATGACATCTCCAAAGTAGGCGGCCTCGAGGGATGCAAGGCTAAAGCCCTCGAACCTCGATGGCATCAGCAGAATCTTCGCTCTCTGGTAGTAGTCGAATACCTGCTCCCGGTGCTCCAGGAACCCGACACAGTCTACCCGGGACCTGAGCTCCGGGTGTCGGACGAAAAAGTCCTCCAGTTCTCCGGGGAAGTAGCTCTCTACCGGTCCTACCAGCACCAGCTTCCAGGCCGGGAATTCAGCGGCAACCCGGGAGAAAGCCTCGAGTGCTATATCTGTCCCTTTTTGTGGGTTGCCCAGTCTGCCTACATGCAGCACAATTCTCTCCTTAGCCACCTCTCTCCGGAACGTTTCTAGTGTTTTTACACTGGTGCCGTTGGGTATATAACAGACATTTTTATGTTTGTAGTAAAGGTGGTTCTCAGTGAGCACTTTCACCGCGTGTCTAGTCTCGGCAGTAATAAGATCAAAGCTAAGCGACTCGTAAATGCGCGAGCTCCTCGTTCCGTCTTTGCCCCTGCGCTCGAACTCCTCCACAACTTCCGAGCTGATGTCCAGCTTGAGGTATAGTTTTCCACGTGGATTGACCAGCCTGTAGATCCAGCCGATCACGATCGACTCGTCCTTCAGGTGGTAAAGCTGAAGCACGTCGATCATACGACCCATTCGGAGCATGACCGGCAGGGCGTCCAGTGCCGTGCATAGTGCCTCGATACCCCTGACGATCAGGCCTTTTTTAAAGATCGCCAGCGTCCATTCTCTCAGAAGGTGCCACGGACCTTTCTTCAGGAAGATAAGCCGGAGCCCGGGCACTTCTGTTTGTAGATAGGGGTAGTCCCCATTACGATAACTGATGAGATACGAATCGTAGCCGTGATTCTTGTATAGTACATAGGGTATCATACCCACGTCTTTAGTCAGGTGGATGTTTTCGCAGCCGGGAAAAAAGGTTGCAAATACAAGCCGTCTATCCACCATAATCACGTTACCCCGGGCGAATTATAACCTACAATTACTTTATTCTGCATTTACTTAGTGTATTAATAGATAATCCTTTGTGTTCTACCCGAAAAGATAAGATTATATTGGTAGAGAAATAGTGGTTGGTGGACGTATCTTGTACATGCCACCCCAAGTTGCCATTGTGATACTTAACTGGAACAACGGTACGGTAACAGTTGACTGCCTCCGCTCGCTGGAAAAACTCAGCTACAGCAACTTTTTCACTCTCGTCCTGGACAACGGCTCTACCGACGATTCCCTTGAAATCCTGCACCGTGCTTACCCGGGCATTTCTGTCGTGCAGAACGACAAAAACCTGGGCTTTGCCGGCGGCAATAACCCCGGCATCCGGCTGGCTCTCGAACAGGGCGCTGACTACGTGCTCCTCCTCAACAACGACACAGAGGTCGCCCCGGACTTCCTCGACGAGCTGATCAAAGTCGCCGAGGCCGATCCGAAGATCGGCATCGCCAGCGCCAAAATATACTATTACTCAGAGCCGGATCGGCTCTGGTTCGCCGGCGGCAAGGTCAACTACTGGAAAGGCTGGACGCAGCACCTCGGCGATCTCGAAA harbors:
- a CDS encoding glycosyltransferase: MKVAIVRGSNMNPFEMQSYEPLASGYDLTGFASYINNYDIKRIRFPVKKLHIMEEYYERLPWPGKSLAYGMLLPYGGNYRMIGLEKELASMDILHAAETYNGYSYQAARVKTGMKKKLVLTVWENVPFLTLHRFRGGLSNEKVVSYVRDNTDIFIAVTERAKNALIIEGVNEERIRVVPAGIDTDRFTPGPADEGLLKTLGISGDDFTILFVGRLTREKGIYDMLYAARLVSRDPDLSKVKFLIAGDGPEKSAMNAAIKKLGIEDRVKLAGNFTYDEIPGLYRIAKAFLLPSIPVHWWQEQFGMVLVEAMASGLPVISTMSGSIPEVVGDAGQLIQPADPVSIYDAVRELSKDEAYCKSLAMKARKRAVEQFGLDRVSALLRSAYSELQ
- a CDS encoding flippase, producing the protein MGNASVIIKNTTVLLAAQFVNMLLSFLYIAYTARYLETDGFGVINVALSVTTILGVIVDLGINSYITREVSRDKALVNKFVTNILVLKLALAIIFFLALLAYVLITGTSWQTSLVVCIFGFSTVFLAITAIFNSIFQAFEKIEYQSVGSVLGNLLLILGALFAINQNFDVVGYSMVYFTSNLIVVFYCLAVYSLKFARFSLRIDPGFIRSTLKETVPFALGMFYGTIYYYAGSVMLSLMKGDSELGIFSAAYRLFLFILFIPQVFSMSLFPAMSRFFVTSADHLNMAFFKYLKYMAMVGIPMAIGGTLLADNIILFVFKEGYVQSIIVLQIIIWAALFIFLSSAYGCLFMSTNRQKTTTNIAGVCMLVYLALNIILIDRFSYVGLAWSTMIAEFVSMALYFILSYRIGYGLSREILVDLIKVAIASLIMGAFVILVKSFYVFAVIAAAIVLYTAILYILGCIDKDDIALVKSIITTKIPMIRKALRG
- a CDS encoding glycosyltransferase family 2 protein, with translation MPPQVAIVILNWNNGTVTVDCLRSLEKLSYSNFFTLVLDNGSTDDSLEILHRAYPGISVVQNDKNLGFAGGNNPGIRLALEQGADYVLLLNNDTEVAPDFLDELIKVAEADPKIGIASAKIYYYSEPDRLWFAGGKVNYWKGWTQHLGDLEKDVGQYDHTTDTDFVSGCAMLIRREVIEKIGVLYEPFFLYYEDSDYCSRARRAGYRIVMAPKAKVWHKVSSTTGKIKDLQLFYGQRNMLAFERRNASPVRLAFFLPYYFGKFVAYNSLRALLSGNSGRAKLIWKAALEGLFI
- a CDS encoding glycosyltransferase family 4 protein; protein product: MVDRRLVFATFFPGCENIHLTKDVGMIPYVLYKNHGYDSYLISYRNGDYPYLQTEVPGLRLIFLKKGPWHLLREWTLAIFKKGLIVRGIEALCTALDALPVMLRMGRMIDVLQLYHLKDESIVIGWIYRLVNPRGKLYLKLDISSEVVEEFERRGKDGTRSSRIYESLSFDLITAETRHAVKVLTENHLYYKHKNVCYIPNGTSVKTLETFRREVAKERIVLHVGRLGNPQKGTDIALEAFSRVAAEFPAWKLVLVGPVESYFPGELEDFFVRHPELRSRVDCVGFLEHREQVFDYYQRAKILLMPSRFEGFSLASLEAAYFGDVILGSDIPSIKELTDYGKLGYLCPVKDIECFAQKLGYMMSHEGEIEDKSAANASFVIDNYDWKVICGTLDRLIRETIAGKGKSG